In Eremothecium gossypii ATCC 10895 chromosome IV, complete sequence, the genomic stretch AATGTTTATACTTTCGCCTTATGAAATTTGTATTAATAATAGATATAGAGATATAAATATCATCTATTTTGTCATCTCTAATGTAACCAAAGATGTCTACTGTGTGTCCAAGATATCACACAAAAATGCCTTAATTTGCTGCATAATCTCGTTCTTTGTGTTGGCAGAGACCAGGCTCACCGCCTCCGGTTCCACACGTTTTAGCACTTCGGAAAAATTGGTGGTGTTATCGTCCTCCATGGTCTCTCTGGTGAGTTTCT encodes the following:
- the SUS1 gene encoding Sus1p (Syntenic homolog of Saccharomyces cerevisiae YBR111W-A (SUS1)), producing the protein MTAKDKEALELRAQIQQHLVESGNYERISNKLAQRLLDEGWIDQVKKLTRETMEDDNTTNFSEVLKRVEPEAVSLVSANTKNEIMQQIKAFLCDILDTQ